One stretch of Aquimarina sp. Aq107 DNA includes these proteins:
- a CDS encoding DEAD/DEAH box helicase has product MDDGTIFIIPLEWMTRYKKLANFGKVKEDSILVNKGNYTLLKEIVDPEELEIKDTIDLKYQSSSKLKATLRPYQEEGVKWLVKHQGNHLGACLADDMGLGKTLQTIATLVFSKEQLKTEQSTPKTVRLDLFSDPLEIKTYLKALIVLPSSLVFNWAQEILKFAPHLTITKYIGSDRKKIAPYLETYDIILTTYTTLAKDISILQKTIFAYLITDESQQIKNKESKIFKAINSINATHKLSLSGTPIENSLSDLWSQMEFINPGMLGSFPFFKDHFKIPIEKHQNEERIEELKTLIEPFILRRTKEQVAKDLPKLSEQIIYTEMLNEQEKAYESQKSAARNLLLGIDTISTNKIHIINTLTKLRQLANHPKLLDSKTEDSSGKFKDVTSYLDTLVRSNKKVLIFSSFVSHLEVYQTWCRAQNISFVSLTGQTKNADREKTVNEFQENDAISLFFISLKAGGVGLNLTKASYVVLLDPWWNPFIEKQAIARAHRIGQEHNVMVSRFITKNTIEEKILQLQERKQHLSDEIIAIDTIPDYIENDLVELLK; this is encoded by the coding sequence ATGGATGATGGAACGATTTTCATTATTCCATTGGAATGGATGACTCGTTATAAAAAATTGGCAAATTTCGGAAAAGTAAAAGAAGATAGCATCCTTGTTAACAAAGGGAATTACACACTACTTAAAGAAATCGTTGACCCAGAAGAACTAGAAATAAAAGATACAATTGATTTAAAATATCAATCATCTTCTAAACTAAAAGCTACATTAAGACCATATCAAGAAGAAGGCGTAAAGTGGTTAGTAAAACACCAAGGAAATCATCTGGGAGCTTGTCTTGCTGATGATATGGGACTTGGAAAAACACTACAGACTATAGCAACTCTTGTTTTTTCAAAAGAACAACTAAAAACAGAACAATCAACTCCAAAAACCGTTCGACTAGATCTATTTAGTGATCCCCTAGAAATAAAAACTTATTTAAAAGCTCTAATTGTTTTACCATCTTCTCTTGTTTTTAATTGGGCGCAGGAAATACTAAAATTTGCTCCGCACCTTACTATTACAAAGTATATCGGAAGTGATCGAAAAAAAATAGCTCCTTATTTAGAAACCTACGATATTATATTAACTACCTATACTACTTTAGCTAAGGATATTTCCATTTTACAAAAAACGATATTCGCCTATTTAATAACAGACGAAAGCCAACAGATTAAAAACAAAGAATCTAAAATCTTCAAAGCGATTAATAGTATAAACGCAACGCACAAACTTTCATTAAGTGGTACTCCAATAGAAAATTCATTGTCTGATCTTTGGTCTCAAATGGAATTTATCAATCCGGGAATGTTAGGAAGCTTTCCATTTTTTAAAGATCATTTTAAAATTCCGATTGAAAAACATCAGAATGAAGAACGGATTGAGGAGTTAAAAACACTCATAGAACCTTTTATTCTAAGAAGGACCAAAGAACAAGTAGCTAAAGATCTCCCTAAATTATCTGAGCAGATTATCTATACTGAAATGCTTAATGAACAAGAAAAAGCATATGAATCTCAAAAATCTGCTGCCCGTAATTTATTATTAGGTATCGATACAATTTCTACTAATAAAATTCATATTATAAACACCCTAACAAAACTAAGACAACTAGCCAATCACCCTAAATTACTAGATTCTAAAACAGAAGATTCTTCCGGTAAATTTAAAGATGTTACCTCTTATTTAGACACCTTAGTTAGATCTAATAAAAAAGTATTAATATTTAGTTCTTTTGTATCCCACTTAGAGGTATATCAAACTTGGTGTAGAGCACAAAACATATCCTTTGTTAGCCTTACCGGCCAAACAAAAAACGCTGATAGAGAAAAAACAGTTAATGAATTTCAGGAAAATGATGCAATCTCTTTATTCTTTATCTCGCTAAAAGCGGGTGGAGTTGGTCTTAATCTTACTAAAGCCTCATATGTAGTTTTATTAGATCCTTGGTGGAATCCTTTTATTGAAAAACAAGCTATTGCTCGTGCTCATCGAATTGGACAAGAGCACAATGTTATGGTGTCTCGTTTTATAACTAAAAATACTATCGAAGAAAAAATCCTTCAATTACAAGAGAGAAAACAGCATCTTTCTGACGAAATAATAGCTATCGATACAATCCCAGATTATATAGAAAATGATCTCGTAGAATTATTAAAATAA
- a CDS encoding S9 family peptidase codes for MKRYFLVLLVIVNLYSCSSQESIILEQKKVDWQLYPKVFTDSSKTKFKDRFRYSENVDMFEITYLSDGLKIQSFASVPKGDKKYPVIIYNRGGNRDFGNLNVLWASIRFSKLASEGYIVIGCNYRGSGKSEGMEEFGGSDINDVLNLSKVIKELPKADTTRIGMYGWSRGGMMTYIALTKMNNIKAAVTGGAKSDLRTIDRPNMEKGVYAELIPNYHQNKEAELEKRSAIVWADKFSTEVPILLLHGNADWRVKSTNSLKLALEFEKHRIPYRLKIYEGADHGISQFKEERDQDVLDWFNKYLKGNTALPNMKFHGK; via the coding sequence ATGAAACGGTATTTTCTAGTTCTCTTAGTTATTGTAAATCTTTACTCATGTTCATCTCAAGAATCAATAATTCTAGAGCAAAAGAAAGTTGATTGGCAACTTTACCCTAAGGTATTTACAGATTCTTCTAAAACTAAATTTAAAGATAGATTTCGTTATTCAGAAAACGTAGACATGTTCGAAATCACTTATTTAAGTGATGGGCTAAAAATTCAGTCTTTTGCTTCAGTTCCGAAAGGAGATAAGAAATATCCAGTTATTATCTATAACAGAGGAGGAAATAGAGATTTTGGTAATTTAAATGTATTGTGGGCATCCATTAGGTTTTCAAAACTAGCAAGTGAAGGTTATATTGTAATTGGTTGTAATTATAGAGGATCTGGTAAAAGTGAAGGGATGGAAGAATTTGGAGGGAGTGATATAAATGATGTCTTAAATTTATCTAAAGTAATTAAAGAGCTACCAAAGGCAGACACAACTCGTATTGGCATGTATGGTTGGAGTCGAGGCGGAATGATGACATATATTGCTCTTACCAAAATGAACAATATAAAAGCAGCTGTTACCGGAGGCGCAAAGTCTGATCTAAGAACAATTGATAGACCTAATATGGAAAAAGGTGTTTATGCTGAGTTAATTCCTAATTATCATCAAAACAAAGAAGCTGAACTAGAAAAAAGATCAGCAATAGTATGGGCAGATAAATTCTCTACTGAAGTTCCTATTTTATTATTACACGGTAATGCAGATTGGAGAGTAAAATCAACCAATTCCTTAAAACTAGCTTTAGAATTTGAAAAACATCGAATACCCTATAGATTAAAAATCTATGAAGGAGCAGATCACGGTATCAGTCAATTTAAAGAAGAAAGAGATCAAGATGTACTTGATTGGTTTAATAAATATCTAAAAGGAAATACAGCATTACCTAATATGAAATTTCACGGTAAGTAG
- a CDS encoding amidohydrolase family protein, translating to MKFFYTLLFVLISITITAQDTYLHCGKLIDTKTGKILPERTIVVSGNKISKVEIGYTEGESNDIIIDLKNKTVMPGLIDMHVHMESESNPKAYLERYTHNDADVAYNSVRFAEVTLLAGFTTVRDLGGSGVNISLKKAIAKEKIIGPRIFTAGKIISSTGGHGDPTNGSKKSIIGDPGPKDGVVNGVEDAKKAVRQRYKNGADLIKITATGGVLSVAKSGSNPQFKLEEIKAICETAKDYGFHVAAHAHGDEGMQRALNGGVTTIEHGTLMSTKTMDLMKKKKAYLVPTITAGKEVTEKATIDGYYPAIIVPKALEIGPKIQDTFKKAYKRGVRIAFGTDAGVFKHGQNGKEFGYMVEAGMPAITAIQCATIVNAKVLNMSKELGQIAPDFIADIVAVDEDPRDDIKTMENVVFVMKNGKIYKQ from the coding sequence ATGAAATTCTTTTACACTTTACTTTTTGTTTTAATAAGTATTACAATTACTGCCCAAGACACATATCTGCATTGCGGAAAATTAATTGACACCAAAACTGGAAAAATTCTCCCTGAAAGAACCATTGTTGTTTCTGGAAACAAAATAAGCAAGGTAGAGATCGGTTATACCGAAGGAGAGAGTAATGATATCATTATTGATCTTAAAAACAAAACCGTTATGCCAGGGCTTATCGATATGCATGTACATATGGAGAGTGAATCCAATCCAAAAGCTTATTTAGAGCGTTACACCCATAATGATGCAGATGTTGCCTACAACTCTGTAAGATTTGCCGAGGTTACTTTGTTAGCAGGATTTACTACAGTAAGAGATCTTGGAGGAAGCGGTGTAAACATCTCTTTAAAAAAAGCGATTGCTAAGGAAAAAATAATAGGTCCACGAATTTTTACAGCTGGAAAAATCATTTCTAGTACTGGAGGGCACGGAGATCCCACTAATGGAAGTAAAAAATCTATTATAGGAGATCCAGGGCCTAAAGATGGTGTTGTAAACGGCGTAGAAGATGCTAAAAAAGCTGTAAGACAACGTTACAAAAACGGAGCAGATCTTATTAAAATAACTGCCACAGGAGGTGTACTAAGTGTTGCTAAAAGTGGTTCTAACCCTCAATTTAAACTAGAAGAAATAAAAGCAATTTGCGAAACCGCTAAAGATTATGGATTTCATGTTGCGGCTCATGCACACGGTGATGAAGGTATGCAGCGAGCTTTGAATGGTGGAGTAACAACCATAGAACATGGAACTCTAATGAGTACTAAAACCATGGATCTTATGAAAAAAAAGAAAGCCTATTTAGTCCCTACGATTACTGCTGGTAAAGAAGTAACCGAAAAAGCAACAATTGACGGGTATTATCCAGCTATTATTGTTCCTAAAGCGTTAGAGATAGGTCCCAAAATTCAAGATACATTTAAAAAAGCTTATAAACGAGGAGTACGAATTGCATTTGGTACCGACGCAGGAGTTTTTAAACACGGGCAAAATGGAAAAGAATTTGGATATATGGTTGAAGCTGGAATGCCAGCAATAACTGCTATACAATGTGCAACCATAGTTAATGCAAAAGTATTAAATATGAGCAAAGAACTAGGACAAATAGCTCCAGATTTTATTGCAGATATAGTGGCAGTAGACGAAGACCCTAGGGATGACATCAAAACTATGGAAAATGTAGTTTTCGTTATGAAAAATGGTAAAATCTATAAGCAATAG
- a CDS encoding TlpA disulfide reductase family protein: protein MKKISQYIILGIIVLFGIFYLYTKFSAAKKGDLAPDFETTLIDGTPFKLSNLQGKYVLLDFWGSWCGPCLKESPELVALYKKHDNQLTIVTVALEKNLKSWKKVADKFGYTWKNQIVNQNRFVLLSDIARKYGVSEIPAKFLISPEGELMGTYTFKQIDDLLSNSINN, encoded by the coding sequence GTGAAAAAAATATCACAGTACATTATTCTAGGAATTATTGTCTTATTTGGGATATTCTATTTGTATACAAAATTTTCGGCAGCGAAAAAAGGAGATTTAGCTCCAGATTTTGAAACGACTCTTATTGATGGCACTCCATTTAAATTATCAAATCTACAAGGAAAATATGTACTGCTGGATTTTTGGGGTTCTTGGTGCGGTCCCTGTCTTAAAGAAAGTCCTGAACTGGTCGCACTCTATAAAAAACATGATAACCAACTTACTATAGTTACGGTTGCTCTTGAAAAGAATCTAAAGTCTTGGAAAAAAGTGGCTGATAAATTTGGGTATACATGGAAGAACCAAATTGTAAATCAAAACCGTTTTGTTTTGCTATCAGATATTGCAAGAAAATATGGTGTTTCAGAAATTCCGGCTAAATTTTTAATCTCTCCAGAAGGGGAACTTATGGGAACTTATACATTTAAACAAATTGATGATTTATTATCAAACTCCATTAACAATTAG
- a CDS encoding gliding motility-associated C-terminal domain-containing protein, translating to MSYLRSIIITLISFSGFAQEAFHNFGNVQIHSTGQIGFHINVINNGEFDNNVGKAGFYNDNGLTVSGNNKPVFYDLEIDVKDDLVLEIGVGVTNFQEFVDGRVITDRDEKSVSLDYINDAPYLGEHDDRYVDGYATLNGNLDFSFPVGDDFRLRPIKIENEAAGNGSRAAYFFENPNTPNFFSDSFNTEMYEELLFGVSIFEFWDLDGSNETRVTLTWDSNSNIPTLVGDLNDLRVVGWSKELRKWVNLGNTSVIGNVNEGEISSKAIIPDDYEILTFGSSNRLLDGDLEIFTAVSPNGDGMNDTFKIQGLSNFPDNELFIYNRWGVLVFQKKAYHENQNFAGISEGRATVSQKSELPEGTYYYVLNITGTKDRAGYFYINR from the coding sequence ATGTCGTATTTAAGAAGCATAATAATCACTTTAATTAGCTTTTCAGGATTTGCTCAAGAGGCTTTTCATAATTTCGGAAATGTTCAGATTCATTCAACTGGTCAGATAGGTTTTCATATAAATGTTATCAATAATGGAGAGTTTGATAATAATGTAGGTAAAGCTGGATTTTATAACGATAATGGTTTAACAGTATCTGGAAATAACAAACCAGTATTTTATGATTTAGAAATCGATGTTAAAGATGATCTGGTTTTAGAAATCGGCGTAGGAGTTACTAACTTTCAGGAATTTGTAGATGGTAGAGTAATAACTGATAGGGATGAGAAAAGTGTTTCATTAGACTATATAAATGATGCTCCCTATTTAGGAGAACATGATGATAGATATGTCGATGGGTATGCTACCTTAAATGGAAACTTAGATTTTTCTTTTCCTGTAGGTGATGATTTTAGATTAAGACCTATAAAAATAGAGAATGAAGCTGCTGGTAACGGCTCTAGGGCTGCGTACTTTTTTGAAAACCCTAACACACCGAATTTTTTTTCTGATAGTTTTAATACTGAAATGTATGAAGAGTTATTATTTGGTGTTAGCATTTTTGAATTTTGGGATTTAGATGGTAGTAATGAAACTAGAGTTACTTTAACATGGGATAGTAATAGTAATATACCAACATTGGTTGGAGATCTTAATGACTTAAGAGTAGTAGGTTGGAGTAAAGAACTTCGTAAGTGGGTTAACTTAGGTAATACTTCAGTAATCGGGAATGTAAACGAAGGTGAAATTTCTTCTAAAGCAATTATCCCGGATGATTATGAGATATTAACTTTTGGATCATCAAATAGATTATTAGATGGAGATTTAGAAATTTTTACAGCTGTATCACCTAATGGAGATGGAATGAATGATACGTTTAAGATTCAAGGATTATCAAATTTTCCTGATAACGAATTATTTATATATAATCGATGGGGAGTATTAGTTTTTCAGAAGAAAGCATATCACGAAAATCAAAACTTTGCAGGTATTTCTGAAGGAAGAGCTACAGTTTCTCAAAAATCTGAATTACCTGAAGGAACATATTATTATGTATTGAACATAACAGGAACGAAAGATAGAGCTGGATATTTTTATATTAATAGATAG
- a CDS encoding Ig-like domain-containing protein: protein MLRYIISIIVFFFCIVTRSQNLPPVAVDDEYNGITNNIISVNASEGVLINDTDPESLPLRVSPNPITNPTNGTLVLNTDSSFVYTPNVNFIGIDMFEYQVCDSGIDDLVSQFDFNTAALTDATVGPNGTSINPNAVQSGCGIRIPSGSTGGSAGLDIVVPNTAGIFGFRSFRIEFTYRDNEGTADIISGGNFRIYHITANEIGVRVNVVNSVTGISTAYTLNLGGFGSNYNDYMVEYDEVTGDIIYRRNGVETRTEIAPDNSPLDISLAGNVTIGRFMDNAGNVNPSLCSISTTDTSKLCDTAQVTLNVLRVTVITNRNITYRVRGN from the coding sequence ATGCTTAGATACATAATTTCCATTATTGTATTTTTTTTCTGTATAGTAACTAGATCTCAAAATTTGCCTCCAGTGGCTGTCGATGATGAGTACAACGGAATTACCAATAATATAATTTCTGTAAATGCATCTGAAGGAGTTTTAATTAATGACACTGATCCAGAATCATTACCTCTTAGAGTAAGTCCTAATCCAATAACAAACCCAACAAATGGAACATTGGTTTTAAATACGGATAGTAGTTTTGTTTATACACCAAATGTAAATTTTATAGGAATCGACATGTTTGAGTATCAAGTATGCGATAGTGGGATAGATGATCTAGTTTCTCAATTTGACTTTAATACTGCAGCATTAACAGATGCTACAGTAGGTCCTAATGGAACTTCCATTAATCCAAATGCTGTTCAATCTGGATGTGGTATAAGAATACCATCGGGATCTACTGGAGGATCAGCTGGTTTAGATATAGTTGTTCCTAACACTGCAGGTATTTTTGGTTTTAGAAGTTTTAGAATAGAATTTACTTATAGAGATAATGAAGGTACAGCTGATATTATCAGTGGAGGGAACTTTAGAATATATCATATTACAGCTAATGAGATAGGAGTTAGAGTTAATGTTGTAAATAGTGTTACTGGTATTTCAACAGCCTATACTCTTAATTTGGGAGGTTTTGGATCTAATTACAATGATTATATGGTAGAATATGATGAAGTTACAGGTGACATTATTTATAGGCGTAACGGTGTAGAAACAAGAACAGAGATAGCACCAGATAATTCTCCATTAGATATATCGTTAGCGGGAAATGTTACAATTGGTCGATTTATGGATAATGCAGGTAATGTAAATCCATCATTGTGTTCCATAAGTACAACCGATACTAGCAAATTGTGTGATACTGCCCAGGTAACTTTAAATGTCTTAAGAGTAACTGTTATTACCAATCGTAATATAACGTATCGAGTAAGAGGAAATTAA
- the fabD gene encoding ACP S-malonyltransferase — protein sequence MNAYVFPGQGAQFSGMGLDLYENSEIAKELFHKANDILGFEITKIMFEGTADELKETKVTQPAIFLHSVILSKVLGDSFKPDMVAGHSLGEFSALVANGTLNFEDALILVSKRALAMQSACELKPSTMAAVLGLDDEVVEKGCKEIDGVVVAANYNCPGQLVISGEVEAIEKACELMKEKGARRALVLPVGGAFHSPLMEPAREELAAAIEETTFNTPNCPIYQNVTTTAVTDPEEIKKNLIAQLTAPVKWTQSVQNMMKDGATSFTEVGPGKVLSGLVKKVDRSMETISASI from the coding sequence ATGAACGCATATGTTTTTCCAGGTCAAGGGGCTCAATTTTCAGGAATGGGACTGGACTTATATGAGAATTCAGAAATTGCAAAAGAACTTTTTCATAAAGCCAATGATATTTTAGGTTTTGAAATAACTAAAATCATGTTTGAAGGTACAGCTGATGAGTTAAAGGAAACAAAAGTTACTCAGCCAGCGATATTTTTACATTCAGTAATTTTAAGTAAAGTATTAGGAGATAGTTTTAAACCAGATATGGTAGCGGGTCATTCTCTTGGTGAGTTTTCTGCTTTAGTGGCTAACGGAACATTAAATTTTGAAGATGCGCTTATATTAGTTTCTAAGAGAGCATTAGCGATGCAAAGCGCTTGTGAATTAAAACCTTCTACAATGGCTGCCGTTTTAGGGTTAGATGATGAGGTAGTAGAAAAAGGATGTAAAGAAATTGATGGTGTTGTTGTGGCTGCAAATTATAATTGTCCTGGTCAGTTAGTTATTTCTGGAGAAGTGGAAGCTATAGAAAAAGCTTGTGAACTTATGAAAGAAAAAGGAGCTCGTAGAGCTTTAGTATTGCCAGTTGGAGGCGCTTTTCATTCTCCTTTAATGGAACCTGCTAGAGAAGAGTTAGCAGCGGCAATAGAAGAAACAACTTTTAATACACCAAACTGTCCAATATATCAAAATGTAACTACAACTGCGGTAACTGATCCTGAGGAAATCAAAAAGAATTTAATCGCTCAGTTAACTGCTCCTGTAAAATGGACACAAAGTGTGCAGAATATGATGAAAGATGGAGCAACATCGTTTACAGAAGTTGGTCCAGGAAAAGTACTATCAGGATTAGTGAAAAAAGTAGATAGATCTATGGAAACAATCTCGGCAAGCATTTGA
- a CDS encoding LytTR family DNA-binding domain-containing protein — MTKIINAIIVDDELNGIENLQSLLITFYPQIEIVGTAQTFEEAQTLLKSYTIDVAFLDIQIGTRSIFEFLEKFTRIDFEIIFMSAHNHALEAFKYMALDYLLKPIDIDDFKKAINRLLEGLERRYFANNAKELIEQLKLEKDKFNKISIPTFDGYEIVSISSILYCLADGSYTQLTLNNNKHIVASQNLKYYEYLLENFGFLRIHNSSLINKDHITRISKSDGGFVVMDDGKKLSISKTRKVDFFRSFKIK; from the coding sequence ATGACAAAAATAATTAATGCAATAATAGTAGATGACGAATTAAACGGTATAGAAAATTTACAATCTTTATTAATAACATTCTATCCGCAAATTGAAATTGTAGGCACTGCACAAACGTTCGAAGAGGCCCAGACCCTTTTGAAATCATATACAATTGACGTAGCATTTTTGGACATTCAGATTGGTACTAGAAGTATTTTCGAGTTTTTAGAAAAGTTTACAAGAATTGATTTTGAAATAATTTTCATGTCTGCACATAATCATGCGCTAGAAGCTTTTAAGTATATGGCATTAGATTATCTTTTAAAGCCTATCGATATTGATGACTTTAAAAAAGCTATCAATAGACTTTTAGAAGGCTTGGAGAGAAGATATTTTGCTAATAATGCAAAAGAACTGATAGAGCAACTTAAGTTAGAAAAAGATAAGTTTAATAAAATATCTATTCCCACCTTTGATGGTTATGAGATTGTTTCCATAAGTTCGATTTTATATTGCTTAGCAGATGGAAGTTATACTCAATTGACACTAAACAATAATAAACATATTGTGGCTTCGCAGAATTTAAAATATTATGAATATCTGTTGGAGAATTTTGGTTTTTTAAGGATACACAACTCTAGCTTAATCAATAAAGATCATATCACTCGTATTAGTAAGTCTGATGGAGGTTTTGTTGTAATGGATGATGGAAAAAAGTTATCTATTTCTAAAACTAGGAAAGTAGATTTCTTTAGAAGTTTTAAAATCAAGTAG
- a CDS encoding tetratricopeptide repeat protein, with amino-acid sequence MLTIYTICEDVEQARASYHLSLYYKDVDMDTSLQYAEISKKLSLEHKDYGLYARSLKRLGVIYMYSEDTDLAYNYFNRAKRIANDEKDYFLIADIQSDIGLLFQRKSDYKESLSNLMEAYYFFKDEEPSVEKHKSLNRLGILYSKLNKNDRSVDIFSEALEVAILLGEKDREITSYINLAVIETQLENFENAIVLYKKILSEILDDNLTYYNQRRTCYNNLAFNYYKVKAYDSSLVYAKKSLAIKPDKLFDSRVGQTYRTLGNVYLDIGAYKKAEYNLNKALSIAEEYEIKTAIIDAYKDLCRYHKKTENYQEALLYYEKFNSLESKLLDKNFSEQISKIESSKVIEQKDVAYASLSKEKAEDKKEFESDIERIIWIVSIVLIAIIGMIVVYVYRNRVYLAEKQKQISTMKLFALRSQMNPHFIFNTINGVQNSILKSDKFSAYNYLSKFSQSIRLILDNSNDSFIRLQKELDLIKVYVDLEKIRFRNKLDFTLKVDSNIEEQNPYIPAMILQPIIENSIIHGISNKPDGGHVSLTIEPFNSNLKIIVQDNGIGRKEAQKIKMSKPKGFIGITSINTKQRIDILVKSGYKDARYYFEDLFDKNNEVKGTRSILILPLKNMYDKNN; translated from the coding sequence TTGTTAACTATTTATACCATTTGTGAAGATGTTGAACAGGCTAGAGCATCTTATCATCTTAGTTTGTATTACAAGGATGTAGATATGGATACTTCCTTACAATATGCAGAAATTTCTAAGAAATTATCCTTAGAACATAAGGATTATGGTTTATATGCGCGTAGTCTAAAACGATTAGGTGTCATTTATATGTATTCAGAAGATACGGATTTAGCGTATAATTATTTTAATAGAGCTAAACGTATTGCAAATGATGAGAAGGATTATTTTTTAATTGCAGATATTCAATCAGACATTGGGTTATTATTTCAAAGAAAAAGTGATTACAAAGAATCATTGAGCAATCTAATGGAAGCATATTACTTTTTTAAAGATGAAGAACCTTCTGTAGAAAAACATAAATCATTAAATAGATTGGGAATTTTATACTCTAAGCTAAATAAAAATGATAGATCAGTAGATATATTCTCCGAGGCATTAGAAGTCGCAATATTATTGGGTGAAAAAGATAGAGAAATTACTAGTTATATAAATTTAGCAGTAATAGAAACTCAATTAGAAAATTTTGAAAATGCAATTGTATTGTATAAAAAGATATTAAGTGAAATTCTAGACGATAATCTGACGTATTATAATCAAAGACGGACATGTTATAACAATCTAGCATTTAACTATTATAAAGTAAAAGCGTATGATTCTAGTCTTGTCTATGCCAAAAAATCTTTAGCAATTAAACCAGATAAATTGTTTGATAGTAGAGTAGGACAAACCTATCGTACTTTAGGCAATGTGTATCTTGATATTGGAGCTTATAAAAAAGCAGAATATAATCTTAATAAAGCTTTGTCAATTGCAGAAGAATATGAAATAAAGACGGCGATTATTGATGCTTATAAAGATTTATGTAGATATCATAAAAAAACCGAAAACTATCAGGAAGCACTTTTGTATTATGAAAAGTTTAATTCACTAGAGTCTAAATTATTGGATAAGAATTTCTCTGAACAAATATCAAAAATTGAATCGTCAAAAGTAATTGAACAAAAGGATGTTGCTTATGCTTCTTTATCAAAAGAGAAAGCAGAAGATAAAAAAGAATTTGAATCTGATATAGAAAGAATCATTTGGATAGTAAGTATTGTTTTAATAGCAATTATAGGAATGATTGTGGTGTATGTATATCGCAATAGAGTGTATCTTGCAGAAAAGCAGAAGCAGATTTCTACGATGAAATTATTCGCATTGAGATCACAAATGAATCCTCATTTTATTTTTAATACTATAAATGGAGTGCAAAATTCGATATTAAAGTCAGATAAATTTAGTGCATATAATTACCTAAGTAAGTTCTCTCAATCAATTAGATTAATTCTGGATAATTCGAATGATTCGTTTATCAGGTTGCAAAAAGAATTAGACCTTATTAAAGTATACGTAGATTTAGAAAAAATTCGATTCAGAAATAAACTAGATTTTACATTAAAGGTAGATTCTAATATCGAAGAACAGAATCCCTATATTCCTGCAATGATTTTACAACCTATCATAGAAAATTCAATAATTCATGGTATTAGTAATAAACCAGATGGAGGCCATGTTTCTTTAACAATAGAACCATTTAATAGTAACTTAAAAATTATTGTTCAAGATAATGGAATTGGAAGAAAAGAAGCTCAAAAAATTAAAATGTCTAAACCAAAAGGTTTTATCGGAATTACTTCGATTAATACAAAACAACGAATAGACATACTGGTAAAATCAGGATATAAGGATGCTAGATATTATTTTGAAGATCTCTTTGATAAAAATAACGAGGTAAAAGGAACTAGGAGTATATTAATTCTACCATTAAAGAATATGTATGACAAAAATAATTAA